Proteins encoded within one genomic window of Dyadobacter chenhuakuii:
- a CDS encoding PfkB family carbohydrate kinase, translating to MKIAVYGDFCLDSYWIMDERGSEVSIETGLQAQAVTRHYYTPGGAANVVANLSALKPAGIRVIGTIGDDMQGRELRSQLENLGAETTALFIQKEHFNTYSYLKRIIDGKEEPRIDFGVYNERSDETDQKLLAAIEQALQESDALIFNQQVTGSINNEHFIDQANALFARYSDKIVMLDSRHFNDRFENTYLKCNDREIASLNGELVNPGDNVPITEVKKYGRAVYEKYKKPVFVTCGERGIIAFDQTGAREVHGIQLKSKLDTVGAGDTAISAITLCLAAGFPSVEAATFGNFAAAVTVQKLYTTGTANAREILSVSQDPDFIYNADLAENERSAVFLQDTEVELCEPGVLEKLGQIRYAVFDHDGTISSLRQGWEEIMEPVMMKAILGDHYNTIDANAFHKVLGQVKEFIHKTTGIQTIYQMEGLVNLVREAGYVPEQDILDKFQYKALYNDGLMEMVIKRMEKLAAGELGQEDYTMKGAVAFLQELKERGVTMYLASGTDAEDVKHEAEMLGYAHLFDGGIYGALKDYTKFSKKMIIEKIIKDNNLNGNELAVFGDGPDEIREGRRAGGIAVGITSNEVQRFGHNPAKRPRLVKAGAHLLIPDFSQYKKLITLLFQENVKYADA from the coding sequence GTGAAAATCGCCGTCTATGGCGACTTCTGCCTCGATTCCTATTGGATTATGGATGAACGTGGATCGGAAGTTTCGATTGAAACCGGCCTGCAGGCCCAGGCTGTTACCAGACATTACTATACGCCGGGCGGCGCTGCCAATGTTGTAGCCAATTTGTCCGCGTTGAAACCCGCCGGGATCCGGGTGATCGGGACCATCGGAGACGATATGCAGGGAAGGGAATTGAGGTCACAACTGGAAAATTTGGGAGCCGAAACAACTGCGCTTTTTATTCAGAAAGAACATTTCAATACATATAGTTACCTGAAAAGGATCATTGACGGAAAGGAGGAACCCCGCATTGATTTCGGCGTATATAATGAACGCAGCGACGAAACGGATCAAAAGCTCCTTGCAGCGATCGAACAGGCTTTACAGGAATCGGATGCACTGATTTTCAATCAGCAAGTCACGGGAAGCATTAATAATGAACACTTTATAGATCAGGCTAATGCACTCTTCGCGAGATACAGCGACAAGATCGTGATGCTCGATTCCAGGCATTTTAATGATCGTTTTGAAAATACGTATCTCAAATGCAACGACCGGGAAATAGCGTCGTTGAATGGCGAACTTGTAAATCCCGGCGATAATGTTCCGATCACGGAGGTAAAAAAATATGGTCGCGCGGTTTACGAAAAATACAAAAAGCCGGTGTTTGTGACTTGCGGCGAACGCGGAATAATCGCATTTGATCAAACGGGTGCCCGGGAAGTCCATGGAATCCAGCTCAAAAGCAAACTGGACACGGTTGGCGCAGGCGATACGGCCATCAGCGCCATCACGCTTTGCCTTGCGGCCGGTTTCCCTTCCGTTGAAGCCGCCACATTCGGCAATTTCGCGGCAGCCGTCACGGTTCAGAAATTGTACACCACCGGCACAGCCAATGCCCGGGAAATTCTCTCAGTAAGCCAGGATCCTGATTTTATCTACAATGCTGATCTTGCAGAAAACGAACGAAGTGCCGTGTTTTTACAGGATACTGAGGTTGAACTATGCGAACCGGGCGTGCTGGAAAAGCTGGGCCAGATCCGCTATGCTGTTTTCGATCACGACGGAACGATCAGTTCGCTGCGGCAGGGCTGGGAAGAAATTATGGAACCGGTCATGATGAAGGCCATTCTGGGCGACCATTACAATACAATCGACGCCAATGCTTTCCATAAGGTTTTGGGCCAGGTAAAAGAGTTCATCCATAAAACGACTGGCATTCAAACGATTTACCAGATGGAAGGTTTGGTGAACCTTGTTCGGGAAGCGGGATATGTGCCTGAGCAGGATATTCTGGACAAATTCCAGTACAAAGCATTATATAATGATGGCCTGATGGAAATGGTCATCAAGCGGATGGAGAAGTTGGCTGCAGGAGAACTCGGACAGGAAGATTACACCATGAAAGGCGCCGTTGCCTTCTTGCAGGAGCTGAAAGAACGAGGTGTAACCATGTATCTCGCCAGCGGAACAGACGCCGAAGATGTTAAGCATGAAGCTGAAATGCTTGGCTATGCACATCTTTTCGACGGCGGCATTTACGGTGCATTGAAGGATTACACCAAGTTTTCCAAAAAAATGATCATCGAAAAGATCATTAAGGACAACAACCTGAACGGAAATGAACTGGCCGTTTTTGGCGACGGGCCTGACGAAATCCGTGAAGGCAGGCGCGCTGGCGGCATTGCGGTGGGCATTACCAGCAATGAGGTTCAGCGTTTCGGTCACAATCCGGCAAAACGGCCGCGTCTGGTCAAAGCAGGTGCACATTTGCTCATTCCCGATTTTTCCCAATACAAGAAACTCATAACCCTCCTCTTTCAGGAAAATGTAAAATACGCGGACGCATGA